The DNA window CGTAGGCCTCCGCAAGGACATCGTCCGTCGCCGACTCAGCGCCCAGGTCTGCATTGCGCGCGGCAAGCTTGTAGAGCAAATCCACCTGCTTGATGAGGTCACGGATCGATGCGGCAATTGAGTTATAGCTGGTGCGGGCACTGTGCTGCGCGTTGTTCTTGTCTGGTAAGGCCTTCGCGTATTTATTGACGAAGCCGCCAAGAGCGGCGAGCAACGTTTTTCTATCAACCTCATACAGCAACTGCGCCTCCCGCAGCTCGGTCACCGCCTCGGCAAGCGCCTGTTTCTTCTCTCCGTCGAGCGCCTCATGTTTCTCCGCTGCAGCGGCGAGACGGTCGAAACGCCCGCGCAGCTCCGCAAGCCTGGCGTCGAAGACGGCCACTGCCGCTGGTATGGCAGCGCTCTCGGTGCAGACCTGGCCGATGTAGTCACGGATGAGGGCCAGGAAGCGAGCTGTTTGGCCACGGTAGAGCCAGACGATAGCCGCGAGGTTCTGCATCTGTTCAGGCGAGAAGTCGTAAATCTTTCGCGTGACCTTGCGATAGACATTGCGCGCGTCGAGCATCAGGACGTTGTCTTTGCGGTTTGCCGGCTTGTCCCGGTCGAAGTGCCACAACTCGCAGGGGACGGTGCGGGTGTAGAAGAAGTTGGAGCGGATCGAGATCATCACATCGACATCGCCCGTCTCGACAATCTTCTGCCGGACTAGTTTCTCACCATGACCGGCACTCGACGCCTGGGACGACATGACAAACCCGGCCCGCCCTTTCTTATTGAGATAGCTCCAAAAATAGGAGATCCAGAGATAGTTGCCGTTGGAGACTTTCTTTGCCTTGTTCACGCCGGGCAGACCAAAAGGAAGGCGCCGCTTGTCTTCCTCGGCTTTCACCGCATCCACCAGATCCACATTAAACGGCGGATTGGCCATCACAAAATCGCACGCGCCGACCAGGCTGTATTCGTCCTGGTAGTAGGTGATGGCCTCGGCGATTTTCCCTTCGAGCCCGTGCACAGCAAGGTTCATCTTGGCGATGCGGATGGTCTCCCGATTCTTCTCCTGACCGTAGAACACGACTTTTTTCGCCGTATCCCCGCCTTCATGCTCGATGAAATGGCTCGACTGCACAAACATGCCGCCGGACCCGCAGGCCGGGTCGAAAATAGTGCCATGGTTCGGCTCGATGATGTTGACGATGGTCTGCACGATGGACGCAGGCGTGAAAAACTCGCCGTTGTCGTGCGCCTTCTGAATCGAGAATTTGGCGAGGAAGTATTCATAAATACGGCCGAATACATCGCCGGTAGCCTGTTTGATCTGCTCGCTATTAAAGAGGCGCATCAGATCTTCGAGCACCTTCGCCTCGAAGATGCCATAGTCCTTCGGCAACACGCCCTTCAGCGGAATGAACACATCCTCAATCGCCGTCATCGCCTTCGTGACCAAAGCGGGCAAGCCGGCAGGATTGACGCTAGCTTCGGACATAATGTTTTCATACCGCGCTTCCACAGGAAGCCACAGCGCCCGCCGACGGACGTAGTCCTCAGGCAGGACCTTACGCTTCGGCATCTTCCCACTGGCTCGATCTGCATCAATCTGCTGCGTCGCGGCATCGAAACGATTCGCCGCGTGCCGCAGAAAAATCACACCGAGGACCGGCATGAAATAATCGCTCGACGTTAGTTTGGAATTGGCCCGAAGGTTATCCGCCGCCTCCCAGAGTGAGGTTTCGAGTTTCTCGATATCTTTGAAGCTTCCGTCGGTCATATGATCCTTCGCGCTGATGCTCTGCCGGTGTGAGTACCTGATCTTTCAAGTTCGACGGGAGAATACTGCTTCGGCCCGCTCCACACAAGCGACTACACAGGCCGTTTCAGGCTACCATCGCACGATGACATCCGGGGTCACAGTGCAGGCGAT is part of the Fimbriimonadaceae bacterium genome and encodes:
- a CDS encoding N-6 DNA methylase, which codes for MTDGSFKDIEKLETSLWEAADNLRANSKLTSSDYFMPVLGVIFLRHAANRFDAATQQIDADRASGKMPKRKVLPEDYVRRRALWLPVEARYENIMSEASVNPAGLPALVTKAMTAIEDVFIPLKGVLPKDYGIFEAKVLEDLMRLFNSEQIKQATGDVFGRIYEYFLAKFSIQKAHDNGEFFTPASIVQTIVNIIEPNHGTIFDPACGSGGMFVQSSHFIEHEGGDTAKKVVFYGQEKNRETIRIAKMNLAVHGLEGKIAEAITYYQDEYSLVGACDFVMANPPFNVDLVDAVKAEEDKRRLPFGLPGVNKAKKVSNGNYLWISYFWSYLNKKGRAGFVMSSQASSAGHGEKLVRQKIVETGDVDVMISIRSNFFYTRTVPCELWHFDRDKPANRKDNVLMLDARNVYRKVTRKIYDFSPEQMQNLAAIVWLYRGQTARFLALIRDYIGQVCTESAAIPAAVAVFDARLAELRGRFDRLAAAAEKHEALDGEKKQALAEAVTELREAQLLYEVDRKTLLAALGGFVNKYAKALPDKNNAQHSARTSYNSIAASIRDLIKQVDLLYKLAARNADLGAESATDDVLAEAYDRRATGKLVKQLDEERKAVVEQLKQAVYFHRQVAWLQDRFPQAELQAVPGLVKLVDRKEIEAADWSLTPGRYVGVAPQEEDEDFDFEQTLRDIHTELADLNKEAVELAAKIQKNFEELGI